Proteins found in one Armatimonadota bacterium genomic segment:
- a CDS encoding BNR-4 repeat-containing protein, giving the protein MHHALARLAAAVLLLAAAHSAVCVELPPVVRGNHTVILRLQPGPVTVTVSKRDLNIYPNADPVRFTLFDSQRRQVGQVELPDDGNSPGIPAPLQEAVMEAVCHGPGTWRLVVDGPSGDFVFGLRLSSGAYMVEGDMLLNNGGIGGDLLFTPPVGAFTIQAQALHDPGRQQMPLFDGAGNLLHTFDLGKTGDNREFKVEADTGDRNRPWRFRIGKMDVKLNVPGVTLWNCDETAFFPVEKHRWMLFPYSETRCLQPGQEAEVHFTLRNQTGAPDQFALTAAADDGLNVAIVAPESPVSVDGQRYRNSAEITVRVGVRGDATAGAELGGVLIAASVKDPAVAETVGIRVLVGPPLVSRMLDGPVVLERYRHENYQFGYAPDYVTNEVYFDLTNRPWIRDRTSHRYTTGALTTLENGQWVSRRFEDAVRATVEGFRGFYMGGGFIGAKVAFDPDGGVYTPLLAMRTGQPHQPVLVYTPDRGATYQVIPFEGGVPDIEQFTGHNGPDGPPTVLSYRQTKEHPATFCSYNDLLLYAPRKTEAGIEIGEPVLVSDNCLGACQHSGGPGSVATRGGKTHVVWGEVAPDDAPGVPTYIATFDRATGTLGEKVLLGYGPPVNDVHNVPAITLDSKGYIHVMTGAHGANFTYRRSLVPNDAYSGWTEPVNVLDAGYVDDKSDADGIGRQTYISLVCGPDDTLYTAYRQWRQGVDPYHDGNIYAALSFQSKPPNGPWGPAQPRVIPPVDGYSIYYHKLTIDRQGNLYLSYSYYTSDLTYQNEYPEQYHNCAVQVSRDKGATWKLAETSDFAAGVAK; this is encoded by the coding sequence ATGCATCACGCACTGGCGCGGCTCGCTGCCGCGGTTCTACTGCTCGCGGCGGCGCATTCGGCGGTCTGCGTCGAACTGCCGCCTGTCGTCCGAGGCAACCACACCGTCATCCTGCGTCTGCAGCCCGGCCCCGTTACAGTCACAGTGTCCAAGCGTGACCTCAATATCTATCCAAATGCGGACCCTGTGCGGTTTACACTGTTCGATTCCCAGCGCCGCCAGGTGGGTCAGGTGGAACTGCCCGATGACGGCAATTCGCCGGGCATCCCCGCGCCGCTGCAGGAGGCGGTCATGGAGGCCGTCTGTCACGGACCTGGAACCTGGCGGCTCGTAGTGGACGGTCCCTCAGGTGACTTTGTCTTTGGCCTACGGTTGTCCTCGGGCGCGTACATGGTCGAAGGCGACATGCTGCTCAACAATGGCGGGATCGGCGGCGACCTGCTATTCACCCCGCCGGTCGGTGCTTTCACTATCCAGGCCCAGGCCCTGCACGATCCGGGCCGCCAACAGATGCCTCTCTTCGACGGCGCAGGCAACCTCCTGCACACCTTTGACCTGGGCAAGACCGGCGACAACCGAGAGTTCAAAGTCGAGGCGGACACCGGCGACCGCAACAGGCCCTGGCGCTTCCGCATCGGGAAGATGGATGTGAAACTCAACGTGCCCGGCGTAACGCTCTGGAACTGCGATGAGACCGCGTTCTTCCCGGTGGAGAAGCACCGCTGGATGCTTTTCCCGTATTCCGAGACTCGCTGTCTGCAGCCGGGACAGGAAGCCGAAGTGCACTTCACACTGCGCAACCAGACCGGCGCCCCGGATCAGTTCGCACTGACTGCGGCCGCGGACGACGGTTTGAACGTCGCCATTGTGGCTCCGGAATCGCCGGTGAGCGTGGATGGGCAGCGCTACCGCAACAGCGCCGAAATCACGGTACGCGTGGGGGTGCGAGGGGACGCAACTGCGGGCGCCGAACTTGGCGGGGTTCTCATCGCGGCTTCGGTCAAAGACCCAGCCGTCGCGGAGACCGTGGGCATCCGGGTTCTGGTGGGTCCGCCGCTGGTATCTCGAATGCTGGACGGACCTGTGGTGCTGGAGCGCTATCGCCACGAGAACTACCAGTTCGGCTACGCTCCCGATTACGTGACGAACGAGGTGTACTTCGACCTGACCAACCGCCCCTGGATACGTGACCGCACCAGCCACCGCTACACGACCGGGGCTCTGACCACACTTGAGAACGGACAGTGGGTCAGTCGGCGGTTCGAGGATGCGGTGCGCGCGACGGTGGAAGGCTTCCGGGGCTTTTACATGGGCGGCGGGTTCATTGGCGCGAAAGTCGCCTTTGACCCCGATGGAGGCGTCTACACGCCGCTTCTCGCGATGCGCACCGGACAACCCCACCAGCCGGTGCTGGTGTACACGCCGGATCGCGGTGCAACCTACCAGGTAATCCCCTTCGAAGGCGGCGTGCCGGACATTGAGCAGTTCACCGGTCACAATGGCCCGGACGGTCCGCCGACGGTGCTCAGCTACCGCCAGACGAAAGAGCACCCGGCCACGTTCTGCTCGTACAATGATTTGCTTCTCTATGCGCCGCGGAAGACGGAAGCGGGGATCGAGATAGGGGAACCGGTGCTGGTGTCCGACAACTGCCTGGGCGCCTGCCAGCATTCGGGCGGTCCGGGGTCTGTGGCCACGCGCGGGGGGAAGACCCATGTAGTCTGGGGCGAAGTTGCCCCGGATGATGCGCCCGGGGTGCCCACGTACATCGCAACCTTCGACCGCGCAACAGGCACTCTCGGCGAGAAGGTGCTGCTGGGCTACGGCCCGCCGGTGAATGATGTGCATAATGTGCCCGCAATCACCCTGGACAGCAAGGGCTACATCCACGTGATGACCGGCGCTCACGGGGCGAACTTCACTTACCGCCGGTCCCTGGTCCCGAACGACGCTTACTCGGGCTGGACAGAGCCGGTAAACGTGCTGGATGCCGGATACGTGGACGACAAGTCGGATGCTGACGGTATCGGAAGGCAGACGTACATCTCGCTTGTGTGCGGGCCGGATGACACGCTCTATACCGCCTACCGTCAGTGGAGGCAGGGCGTTGACCCGTACCACGACGGGAACATTTACGCGGCGCTCAGTTTCCAGAGTAAGCCTCCGAACGGTCCCTGGGGCCCCGCGCAGCCCCGGGTCATTCCTCCGGTTGATGGCTACTCGATCTACTACCACAAGCTCACTATCGACCGGCAGGGAAACCTGTACTTGTCCTATAGCTACTACACTTCGGACCTGACATATCAGAACGAGTACCCGGAGCAGTATCACAACTGCGCGGTCCAGGTTTCGCGGGACAAGGGTGCGACGTGGAAGCTGGCAGAAACCTCGGACTTCGCGGCGGGTGTGGCGAAGTAG